From the genome of Cytophagales bacterium WSM2-2:
ATGTTCTTCGATTCATAAAAAATGGTTTTGTGACTAGGCGACAACCTCAAGTGATACATCTTTGATCTTCTTGAATTTGGCCATCATCTCATTGACAGGCTTCACTCTGAACTTGCGCGAAAGCAATTCGAGGTTAACCCTTTCCTGATCATCCTGTATTTTCAGATAGAGAGGACATGCCCCACTGAACTCCGTACACAACTTTTCAATTTCGGTGATCAAATCGGAACTGATACTGATCGAGTTCAACCGGATTTGCAAACCTTTGGCCCGTTTCACGCCAATCTCGTTGAGGAGGTCCATGCTTCGGATCTTGAATTCCAGGCTCAAGTCTCCCCAGGTTTTACGTGAGACATTTCCTTCCACGAACAGGAAAATTCCAGGCATGAGGAAGGATTTGTATTTCAGGTAGTCTTCGCTCCATAAAGTGAATTCATACTTCCCGCTGTAGTCCTCTATAGAAAGTTTACCGAAAGGCTTTCCTGTTTTCGTCAGGCGATGCTCCACGGAAGAAACGATACCTGCTACTTTGCACTCCTTGCCTTCTTTGCTGTTGAGGTCATTAAGTTCAGTCGCTGGAGTGTTGGTAAACGTCTCCATTTCAAATTTGAAATTGTCCAGCGGATGCCCTGAGATGTATACACCCACAACTTCTTTTTCAAAGTGGAGCTTTTCAATTTCAGTGAATGGCTCAATGGGATCAATTTTGGGCTGAGGCATTTGTGTACCTGTACTGCCGCCAAACAAACTTGCCTGAGCGCTCTCGGATTCTTGCTGCAACTTGGCTGCGTAACGAATTACTTTTTCCGAAAGTGAAATATCTCCGTCTTTGCCTGCAATATATTGCCTGCGGTGGTACTGTGGGAAACAGTCAAATGCTCCCGACAGAGCGAGGCATTCAAACGTCTTCTTATTGACAGATCGCTGACTGAGGCGTTTCGCAAAATCAAAGAGATCAGCATAAGGCCCGTGGGCTTCACGTTCCTGGATGATCGATTCTACAGCAGCATCACCCGTTCCCTTGATGGCGCCCAACCCAAACCGGATCTCTCCTTTCGCATTCACTTCAAAGAAAGTTCCCGATTCATTGACGTGCGGTCCGAGCACTTCGATATTTTGCTTACGGCATTCTTCAATAAAATAAGTGACGCTATCCAGGTTGCTTTGTGAATGCGTCAACACGGCAGCCATGTATTCCGCAGGGTAATTTGCTTTCAGGTAAGCAGTGTGATAGGCAACAAGCGAGTAGCAAGTGGAGTGCGACTTATTGAAGGCATACTGGGCAAAGGCTTCCCAGTCTTTCCATACTTTTTCAGCAATCCGTTCATCATGACCGTTCTTCTTGCATCCGGCAATGAACTTATCCTTCATCTTGTCGAGGACGTCCTTTTGCTTTTTACCCATGGCCTTACGGAGCACGTCTGCATCGCCTTTGCTAAAGTCAGCCAGTTTTTGTGAGAGCAACATCACCTGCTCTTGATAAACCGTAATGCCGTAAGTGTCTTTCAGGAACTCTTCCATCTCCGGAAGGTCATAGCGGATGGCTTCACGTCCATTTTTACGCGCGATAAAGTTCGGAATGTATTCCATTGGCCCCGGACGATACAAGGCGTTCATCGCAATCAGGTCCTCAAACTTATCCGGCTTCAATCCTTTGAGGTAGTTGATCATCCCTTCACTTTCAAACTGGAATGTGCCCGTGGTTTCTCCTCGCTGGTAAAGCTGATACGTCTTTAGATCGGTCAATGGAATTTTATCCATGTCGATATCAATACCTTGCCGCTTCTTGATATTCTTGAGTGCTGTCTTGATGATCGTCAGTGTAGTCAAGCCAAGAAAGTCCATCTTGAGCAACCCCGCGCTCTCTACCACGCTGTTGTCAAATTGCGTAACAAGCATGCTTGCGTCTTTCGTCATAGACACAGGCACCAGCTTCGTCATATCATCGGGTGTGATGATTACTCCGCAGGCGTGTGTTCCTGTGTTGCGCAGTGAGCCTTCAAGTATGACCGCTTGCTTGAGCACTTGTGCTTTCAGGTCGGTGCCCTTCAACATGTCGCTGAGCTCCTTTACTTCTTCGAATGCTTTCTCCAACGTAGTGCCAGGACGCTCAGGCACCATTTTGGCTATCAGGTTGGCTTCGGCCAGTGGAAGTTCCATCACACGAGCGCAGTCGCGAATGGAAGATTTCGCTGCCATCGTGCCGTAGGTAATAATTTGCGCTACCTGGTTGTGACCGTATTTCTCAATAACATATTTTAAAACCTTGTCGCGGCCTTCATCATCAAAGTCAATATCAATATCGGGAAGTGAAACGCGGTCAGGGTTTAGGAAACGCTCAAAGAGTAAATCATAAGCGATAGGGTCTACATTCGTAATCCCAATACAAAAGGCCACAGCGGAACCCGCAGCTGACCCTCGACCCGGCCCAACACTTACGCCCATCTCACGCGCTTTCGAAGTGAAGTCTTGCACGATCAGGAAGTAGCCAGGGTACCCGGTTTTCTTGATCGTTTCCAGTTCGAAATCAAGACGCTCTCTTATTTCGTCTGTTATAGCAGGGTATTTTCTCTTAGCCCCTTCGTAGGCGAGATGTTTCAAGTAGTCGTCTTCCGTGGCAAACTCTTTCGGAATGTCGAATTTGGGAAGAAGTACATTTCGCTTCAGTTCGTACTTTTCAATTTTATTAACGATCTCACTTACCGTAGTTATCGCTTCCGGCAAATCCCGGAAGAGTAGTTTCATCTCATCCTGCGACTTGATGTAGAATTCGTTGTTCGGCAGACCATAGCGTGTTCCTCTTCCTTCACCGATAGGTGTCGATTGAAACTCACCTTCCTTGATGCAAAGCAAAACATCGTGGGCGTGAGACTCTTCCTTCTCCAGGTAAAAACATTCGTTGGCTGCGAAGTATTTTACATTGTGGTTTCTAGCAAACTTCAGCAACGTATCATTCACACGTTCTTCTTCACGCGTACCGTGCCGGTTCAATTCGATATAGAAATCATCAACAAAGGTTTTGTGCCACCATAGAAATGCTTCTTCGGCTTGACGCTCGCCAACGTGCAAGATCAGGTAGGGGATCTCACTGGATAAGCCACCGGTGGTAGCGATCACACCTTCTCTATACTGCACTACCAACTCTTTGTCGATGCGCGGATAAATTCCGTAAAGACCTTCTGTGAATCCGAAAGAACTCAGCTTCGCAAGATTTTCATATCCTTTCTTATTCTTCGCCAATAGCACCTGGTTGTATCTTTTATCAGGAGCATCTTTTGTAAATTTTAGTTTCTTACGGTCCGTGGAAATATAAAACTCACAACCAACAACGGGTTTGATACCATGCTTAAGCGCTTCACTTACAAATTCGAAAGCGCCATACATGTTGCCGAAATCTGTCATGGCAAGCGCAGGCAAGTTGAGCTCTTTCGCTTTCCGGATAAGTTTGCTGACATCGGGCGTAGCCTGCAGCACAGAATATTGCGAGTGCACATGCAAATGACTGAATGGAAACTCTGCCAGATCAGCTATTTCGCCATCCGATGCATAGTCGATGACCTTTCCTTTTTCGCGCTTGGTGGAATTGCCGGCTTCGAGTTTAGGTTCTTCGTATTCAATTTCCTCGACAAGGGTAGCATCAAAAGGACTGACAACTTTTTTATCGATCAAACCGAAGAAAGACCTAGCCGTAGCCGCGACATCATAGCTCGCATCGTGGGCATCGTCAAACTTTTTCCCGAAGAGCTTTTCGTGTAGCTCATTAAGCCTTGGCATTTTCAGTCTGCCACC
Proteins encoded in this window:
- the dnaE gene encoding DNA-directed DNA polymerase encodes the protein MYLIFDTETTGLPHNKTAPITDLDNWPRLVQLAWQLHDSRGKLLSQHNYIIKPEGFDIPFKSEQVHGISTQRAMQEGHDLKKVLALLEKDLTNTKLLVGHNIEFDINIIGAELIRCSLPTEGFLAIQKLDTGLASTEFCQLQGGIGGRLKMPRLNELHEKLFGKKFDDAHDASYDVAATARSFFGLIDKKVVSPFDATLVEEIEYEEPKLEAGNSTKREKGKVIDYASDGEIADLAEFPFSHLHVHSQYSVLQATPDVSKLIRKAKELNLPALAMTDFGNMYGAFEFVSEALKHGIKPVVGCEFYISTDRKKLKFTKDAPDKRYNQVLLAKNKKGYENLAKLSSFGFTEGLYGIYPRIDKELVVQYREGVIATTGGLSSEIPYLILHVGERQAEEAFLWWHKTFVDDFYIELNRHGTREEERVNDTLLKFARNHNVKYFAANECFYLEKEESHAHDVLLCIKEGEFQSTPIGEGRGTRYGLPNNEFYIKSQDEMKLLFRDLPEAITTVSEIVNKIEKYELKRNVLLPKFDIPKEFATEDDYLKHLAYEGAKRKYPAITDEIRERLDFELETIKKTGYPGYFLIVQDFTSKAREMGVSVGPGRGSAAGSAVAFCIGITNVDPIAYDLLFERFLNPDRVSLPDIDIDFDDEGRDKVLKYVIEKYGHNQVAQIITYGTMAAKSSIRDCARVMELPLAEANLIAKMVPERPGTTLEKAFEEVKELSDMLKGTDLKAQVLKQAVILEGSLRNTGTHACGVIITPDDMTKLVPVSMTKDASMLVTQFDNSVVESAGLLKMDFLGLTTLTIIKTALKNIKKRQGIDIDMDKIPLTDLKTYQLYQRGETTGTFQFESEGMINYLKGLKPDKFEDLIAMNALYRPGPMEYIPNFIARKNGREAIRYDLPEMEEFLKDTYGITVYQEQVMLLSQKLADFSKGDADVLRKAMGKKQKDVLDKMKDKFIAGCKKNGHDERIAEKVWKDWEAFAQYAFNKSHSTCYSLVAYHTAYLKANYPAEYMAAVLTHSQSNLDSVTYFIEECRKQNIEVLGPHVNESGTFFEVNAKGEIRFGLGAIKGTGDAAVESIIQEREAHGPYADLFDFAKRLSQRSVNKKTFECLALSGAFDCFPQYHRRQYIAGKDGDISLSEKVIRYAAKLQQESESAQASLFGGSTGTQMPQPKIDPIEPFTEIEKLHFEKEVVGVYISGHPLDNFKFEMETFTNTPATELNDLNSKEGKECKVAGIVSSVEHRLTKTGKPFGKLSIEDYSGKYEFTLWSEDYLKYKSFLMPGIFLFVEGNVSRKTWGDLSLEFKIRSMDLLNEIGVKRAKGLQIRLNSISISSDLITEIEKLCTEFSGACPLYLKIQDDQERVNLELLSRKFRVKPVNEMMAKFKKIKDVSLEVVA